In a genomic window of Demequina muriae:
- a CDS encoding 5-oxoprolinase subunit B family protein — MAEAVRVGDVVSQVRRVGADALLVEFSDPAWVTALDAEVRSRWGAAAERAAAVHVGDIVPAARTLLLDRIGLGGLHDSGAGAGLDGHVVLAPDDLLRLIRELSSWVLSPLQDRAGAMVDVPVVFDGPDLDAVARMWDMTAPEVVATVVQCEFQVAFCGFSPGFAYLSGLPEGRAVPRRSSPRTRVPVNAFGLAGEYAGVYPRSSPGGWQLLGTAVGVQLWDETRETPALLAPGTPVRVVEHDGAST, encoded by the coding sequence ATGGCTGAGGCGGTGCGGGTCGGCGATGTGGTGTCGCAGGTGCGGCGGGTGGGGGCCGATGCGCTGCTCGTCGAGTTCAGCGACCCCGCCTGGGTGACGGCCCTCGACGCCGAGGTGCGATCACGGTGGGGCGCGGCGGCCGAGAGGGCGGCGGCGGTGCACGTGGGGGACATCGTGCCCGCGGCGCGCACGCTGCTGCTCGACCGCATCGGGCTCGGGGGCCTTCATGATTCCGGGGCCGGCGCAGGTCTCGACGGCCACGTAGTGTTGGCCCCCGATGACCTGCTGCGCCTCATCCGCGAGCTGTCCTCGTGGGTGCTGTCGCCGCTTCAGGACCGCGCCGGCGCGATGGTCGACGTGCCGGTCGTGTTCGACGGACCCGACCTCGACGCCGTGGCGAGGATGTGGGACATGACCGCGCCGGAGGTCGTCGCCACCGTCGTGCAGTGCGAGTTCCAGGTGGCGTTCTGCGGCTTCTCGCCCGGCTTCGCCTACCTGTCCGGACTGCCGGAGGGCCGCGCCGTGCCCCGCCGGTCCTCCCCGCGCACGCGCGTCCCTGTCAACGCCTTCGGGCTCGCCGGGGAGTACGCAGGCGTCTACCCGCGCAGCTCGCCGGGCGGCTGGCAGCTGCTCGGCACGGCCGTCGGTGTCCAGCTCTGGGACGAGACCAGGGAGACGCCTGCGCTGCTCGCGCCGGGCACGCCGGTGCGAG